The proteins below come from a single Candidatus Methylomirabilota bacterium genomic window:
- a CDS encoding 4Fe-4S dicluster domain-containing protein: MAHMKVLKIVPERCTGCLRCEYACSYMQTGAFQPSKSVIRVSPYEGHTSYAPYTCVQCAEGWCMTACPVGAIVISPAGAKIVQDDQCVGCKLCTIACPYGTIFYNPETHKAFKCNLCDGDPACASACPTQAILYEEVETADWLADFAAERGQRVLAAVAGNGGR; the protein is encoded by the coding sequence ATGGCGCACATGAAGGTCCTGAAGATCGTGCCGGAACGCTGCACCGGCTGTCTCCGCTGCGAGTACGCCTGCTCGTACATGCAGACGGGCGCGTTCCAGCCGTCCAAGTCGGTCATCCGGGTCTCACCCTATGAAGGGCACACGAGCTACGCCCCCTACACGTGCGTCCAGTGCGCCGAGGGATGGTGCATGACGGCCTGCCCGGTCGGGGCGATCGTGATCTCGCCGGCCGGCGCCAAGATCGTCCAGGACGACCAGTGTGTCGGCTGCAAGCTCTGCACGATCGCCTGCCCCTACGGGACGATCTTCTACAACCCGGAGACCCACAAGGCGTTCAAGTGCAACCTCTGCGACGGCGATCCGGCGTGCGCCAGCGCCTGCCCGACCCAGGCGATCCTCTACGAGGAGGTCGAGACCGCCGACTGGCTGGCCGACTTCGCCGCCGAGCGCGGGCAGCGCGTGCTGGCCGCGGTGGCCGGGAACGGAGGCCGGTGA
- a CDS encoding aldehyde ferredoxin oxidoreductase C-terminal domain-containing protein, with amino-acid sequence MAQAATGSKETTAAKAGLPGGYAGRLLRVDLGAGRAWSQPWTPQEMHDYLGGAGLGAKILWEEVPPEVGWDHPENRLVLATGPFAGLPVWGTGGLTVITRGAMTNGATSTQANGFFGANLKFSGYDAIVLQGQAPRWVYLLIHDDQVEVRDAAHLLGKDTWETQDALSAEIGLAGHMLSVYSIGPAGENLVRFAAIQGDYGHVASKNGCGAVMGQKRLKAVAIVRGTHALRAADPRGVIAAADEIAHDLKTNPAARTLYEYGTLPGVVNLHGIGALPIKNYTTSVAPSDVDMKTWEAPALRQGFDHRGHQCSACGMHHCHMQVLPRGKYAGQIVDEPEYEGWSGAGWTIGLTDPVAVSWLNTRIDRACVDVNEFGWLCGWVMECMEKGYITEAQLGFPLTWGDAEGANRLLDLLSRRQGLGDLLAEGTKIAAERLGGPAAECAIYTGKNASPRGHDHRARWDELLDTCTGSTGTLETGPPVFPTELGLPARINPFDPEQVARQTAGLNGRRHFEDSLGACIFTTRTTFENLCRALSAATGWEVTRDDAVRFGRRIGAMFRAFNLRCGIGPDKEFPSKRYGSVPVDGPAKGQTVEKHWEHMLDVWYEGMGYDRPTGRPKPETLRALGLEWMIPAVWGTK; translated from the coding sequence ATGGCGCAGGCAGCGACCGGCTCGAAGGAAACGACCGCGGCGAAAGCCGGGCTCCCCGGGGGCTATGCGGGCCGGCTCCTCCGGGTCGACCTCGGCGCGGGACGGGCGTGGAGCCAGCCCTGGACGCCTCAGGAGATGCACGACTATCTCGGCGGCGCCGGCCTCGGCGCCAAGATCCTCTGGGAGGAAGTGCCGCCCGAGGTCGGATGGGACCACCCGGAGAACCGCCTCGTCCTCGCGACCGGCCCCTTCGCGGGCCTCCCGGTCTGGGGCACCGGCGGTCTGACGGTCATCACCCGGGGCGCCATGACGAACGGCGCGACGTCCACCCAGGCCAACGGCTTCTTCGGGGCGAACCTGAAGTTCTCGGGGTACGACGCGATCGTCCTGCAGGGGCAGGCCCCGCGGTGGGTCTACCTCCTGATCCACGACGACCAGGTCGAGGTGCGGGACGCCGCGCATCTCCTCGGCAAGGACACCTGGGAGACCCAGGACGCCCTGAGCGCGGAGATCGGGCTCGCCGGGCACATGCTGAGTGTCTACTCGATCGGCCCGGCGGGGGAGAATCTCGTCCGCTTCGCGGCGATCCAGGGCGACTACGGCCACGTCGCCTCCAAGAACGGCTGCGGCGCGGTGATGGGACAGAAGCGCCTCAAGGCCGTGGCCATCGTCCGCGGCACCCACGCCCTCCGGGCCGCCGATCCGCGCGGGGTCATCGCGGCCGCCGACGAGATCGCCCACGACCTCAAGACGAATCCGGCGGCCCGGACGCTCTACGAGTACGGAACGCTGCCGGGGGTGGTGAACCTCCATGGCATCGGGGCGCTGCCGATCAAGAACTACACGACCAGCGTGGCCCCGTCGGATGTCGACATGAAGACGTGGGAGGCGCCGGCCCTCCGCCAGGGCTTCGATCACCGCGGACACCAGTGCAGCGCCTGCGGCATGCACCACTGCCACATGCAGGTGCTGCCGAGGGGGAAGTACGCCGGGCAGATCGTGGACGAGCCGGAGTACGAGGGCTGGTCGGGCGCAGGGTGGACGATCGGCCTCACCGACCCCGTCGCCGTCTCCTGGCTCAACACCCGGATCGACCGCGCCTGCGTCGACGTCAACGAGTTCGGGTGGCTCTGCGGCTGGGTGATGGAGTGCATGGAAAAGGGCTACATCACCGAGGCGCAGCTCGGCTTCCCCCTCACCTGGGGGGATGCCGAGGGAGCCAATCGCCTTCTCGACCTCCTGAGCCGCCGCCAGGGGCTCGGCGATCTCCTGGCCGAGGGAACGAAGATCGCCGCCGAGCGCCTGGGCGGCCCGGCCGCCGAGTGCGCGATCTATACCGGGAAGAACGCCTCGCCGCGCGGCCACGACCACCGGGCGCGCTGGGACGAGCTGCTCGACACCTGCACCGGGTCGACCGGCACGCTGGAGACGGGGCCGCCGGTCTTCCCCACCGAGCTGGGCCTGCCGGCGCGGATCAATCCCTTCGACCCCGAGCAGGTCGCCCGGCAGACCGCCGGACTCAACGGGCGGCGGCACTTCGAGGACTCGCTGGGGGCGTGCATCTTCACGACGCGGACCACCTTCGAGAACCTCTGCCGGGCGCTGTCGGCGGCCACCGGGTGGGAGGTCACCCGGGACGACGCCGTCCGATTCGGCCGCCGGATCGGCGCCATGTTCCGCGCCTTCAACCTGCGCTGCGGGATCGGCCCCGACAAGGAGTTCCCCTCCAAGCGCTACGGGTCGGTGCCGGTCGACGGCCCGGCCAAAGGGCAGACGGTCGAGAAGCACTGGGAGCACATGCTGGACGTCTGGTACGAGGGGATGGGGTACGACCGGCCGACGGGGCGCCCCAAGCCGGAGACGCTGCGGGCCCTCGGCCTGGAGTGGATGATCCCCGCCGTGTGGGGAACCAAGTGA
- a CDS encoding CHASE3 domain-containing protein produces the protein MRILTASRLAVGGFALAAAVLTLLGWLSYRQMVDLREATERVSHSLIVRETTEIVLSLVKDAETGQRGFVITGDPQYLEPYELARGALPDRLGQLRRLTADNIRHQELLERLEGLVRQKLEEVNASVEARRRGGFEGAAPMVRSGEGKRVMDEIRSVVGAMRAEEARLYREEARVEAVKARRATYTDIVGLTVALGLVAVAMLSLSRAVAEREQARAARASADALAAATARSEARLRVTLASIGDAVIATDPSGLVTLMNPVAETLTGWSLAEARGRPYEEVFRIVNARTRAVVESPVARVLREGRVVDLANRTVLLAKDGTEIPIDDSGAPIRDAGGIVLGVVLVFRDVTARQRAEQERADLLARERAARAEAEGGNRARDEFLAMLSHELRNPLGAITNAVTSLERTGQGDDLAVRLHEIIARQAAHLGRLLDDLLDIGRVTAGKLVLQRQPVDLHHVVERALTPFLEGGRASDRRILLSAKPAWVDGDPSRLEQIVTNLVDNAVKYTPAGGTITVAVECVEDLAMVRVADTGFGIAPDMLPRVFDLFAQEDRPLQRPRDGLGIGLTIVRRLAELHGGAVEARSAGSGRGSEFVVRLPLLSPAAVPGRGASERAGVIPRRVLIVEDSEDVRESLRILLELDGHEVAVAPDGSAGLERLQALRPDVALIDFGLPRLDGLTLAARIRATPGGERFCLIALTGYGRPEDRERAVAAGFDAFLVKPVDYGELTGVLARLPTGRSLER, from the coding sequence ATGCGCATCTTGACCGCGTCGCGACTGGCCGTCGGCGGATTCGCGCTCGCCGCGGCCGTGCTCACCCTGCTCGGGTGGCTGTCGTATCGCCAGATGGTCGACCTCCGCGAGGCCACCGAGCGCGTGAGCCACAGCCTGATCGTGCGGGAGACGACCGAGATCGTCCTGTCCCTCGTCAAGGACGCCGAGACCGGCCAGCGGGGGTTCGTCATCACCGGCGATCCGCAGTACCTCGAGCCGTACGAGCTGGCCCGCGGCGCGCTGCCGGATCGGCTCGGGCAGCTGCGTCGACTCACCGCCGACAACATCCGACATCAAGAGCTCCTCGAGCGGCTCGAAGGGCTGGTCCGGCAGAAGCTCGAAGAGGTGAACGCCAGCGTCGAGGCCCGCCGGCGCGGCGGCTTCGAGGGCGCCGCCCCCATGGTGCGCAGCGGAGAAGGCAAGCGCGTCATGGACGAGATCCGGAGCGTCGTCGGGGCGATGCGGGCCGAAGAGGCCCGCCTGTACCGGGAAGAAGCCCGCGTCGAGGCCGTGAAGGCTCGCCGCGCCACCTACACCGACATCGTCGGCCTCACGGTCGCGCTCGGGCTCGTCGCAGTCGCCATGCTGTCCCTGAGCCGGGCGGTGGCCGAACGCGAGCAGGCGCGGGCGGCCCGCGCCAGCGCGGATGCCCTGGCCGCGGCGACGGCCCGGTCGGAGGCGCGGCTTCGAGTCACGCTGGCGAGCATCGGGGACGCCGTGATCGCGACCGATCCGAGCGGCCTGGTGACGCTCATGAACCCGGTCGCGGAGACCCTGACCGGCTGGTCGCTCGCGGAGGCCCGCGGTCGCCCGTACGAGGAGGTTTTCCGGATCGTCAACGCGCGTACCCGGGCCGTCGTGGAAAGCCCGGTCGCCCGAGTGCTGCGCGAGGGGCGCGTGGTGGATCTCGCCAACCGTACCGTTCTGCTCGCGAAGGACGGGACGGAGATCCCGATCGACGACAGCGGCGCGCCGATCCGCGATGCGGGGGGGATCGTGCTGGGCGTCGTGCTGGTCTTCCGGGACGTCACCGCGCGTCAGCGGGCCGAGCAGGAGCGCGCGGACTTGCTCGCCCGGGAGCGCGCGGCGCGAGCGGAAGCCGAGGGAGGGAATCGCGCCCGCGATGAGTTCCTCGCCATGCTGAGCCACGAGCTGCGCAATCCGCTTGGCGCGATCACGAACGCGGTCACGAGCCTCGAACGGACGGGGCAGGGAGACGACCTCGCGGTCCGGCTGCATGAGATCATCGCCCGCCAGGCCGCCCACCTCGGCCGCCTCCTCGACGACCTGCTCGACATCGGGCGGGTCACCGCCGGGAAACTCGTCCTTCAGCGGCAGCCGGTCGATCTGCATCACGTCGTGGAGCGCGCCCTCACGCCCTTCCTCGAGGGCGGGCGCGCATCCGACCGCCGGATCCTGCTGTCGGCGAAGCCGGCGTGGGTCGACGGGGATCCGAGCCGGCTGGAGCAGATCGTGACGAACCTGGTCGACAACGCGGTGAAGTACACGCCGGCTGGCGGCACGATCACCGTCGCGGTGGAGTGCGTGGAGGATCTGGCGATGGTGCGAGTGGCCGACACGGGCTTCGGGATCGCCCCCGACATGCTCCCCCGGGTGTTCGATCTGTTCGCCCAGGAAGACCGCCCGCTCCAGCGCCCTCGAGACGGGCTCGGGATCGGCCTGACCATCGTTCGCCGGCTGGCGGAGCTGCACGGCGGGGCGGTGGAGGCGCGCAGCGCCGGCTCGGGGCGGGGCAGCGAGTTCGTCGTGCGCCTGCCTCTCCTGTCCCCGGCGGCCGTGCCCGGCCGGGGCGCGTCGGAGCGCGCCGGCGTGATCCCACGGCGCGTGCTCATCGTCGAGGACAGCGAGGACGTGCGGGAGAGCCTCCGGATTCTCCTCGAGCTGGATGGGCACGAGGTCGCGGTGGCCCCCGATGGATCGGCCGGTCTCGAGCGTCTGCAGGCACTACGGCCCGACGTCGCCCTGATCGACTTCGGATTGCCCAGGCTCGACGGCCTGACTCTGGCCGCGCGCATCCGGGCCACGCCGGGCGGGGAGCGCTTCTGCCTGATCGCGCTGACCGGATACGGGCGGCCGGAGGATCGGGAGCGGGCGGTCGCGGCCGGCTTCGACGCCTTCCTCGTCAAACCGGTGGACTACGGCGAGCTGACCGGGGTGCTGGCCCGCCTCCCGACCGGTCGGTCTCTCGAACGGTAA
- a CDS encoding Ig-like domain-containing protein: protein MGDRVRARGRRTGVLLAIVLLATAGSAGAHPLALVGRAAAAVEPRFDPARPERGPLPSDRLTLADAAQRTGLRVALPLPDCALQPSTCDDVHLLNELDGFDLSPRLAVAFSGPIDPASVTVRSLFLVRLAPGPPEAMAVDRLVYDPGSQTLYARPETLLEPETRYGLVVTRELRDVQGRPLRPSAAFRGFLRRRAGPPAVQDYRRRLNALMAALDRRGVREETVTVAAVFTTASVTTFLEHARDALERRPPPPAVMTAPEGGGRAYFPRATLKGLVLRRQVRVALEAPDAFQDGPLSLAALPPDAVAGVGVGWYWSPAYLTRDRRIVEAATARPQPAAPGDVPLPFVIVLPAGSRPPEGWPVAIMGHGYGGEMFSSALRIAGVLARHGIATAAVTVVGHGGGPEGRLIVERTDGAPLEVRVPGRGIDLNGDGKIDATEGLSPPTPGPLALVGLRDGLRQQVVDLMAFARALKAGLDVDGDGMPDTRGDAISYVGQSLGGIYGTLFLAVDPRLRVGVLNVPGGPIAEVARLSPVFRPALRRVLEGRTPSLLNAEDGFREDLPLRGDPPVVSPAPGALAVQEYLARAEWLARRGDPVAYARYLRASPLLGQEPKRVLIQFAWGDAVVPNPTTSALVRAGQLSDATALLRYDRVAGSVPKELAEPHGFLLRIGAPGAAGTLARAAQEQVARFFLSEGVEVWNPDTGASPPAREPVFEIPAAGLPDRPGFAPTQ, encoded by the coding sequence GTGGGTGACCGCGTGCGCGCGCGCGGGCGGCGGACCGGCGTCCTCCTGGCGATCGTCCTGCTCGCGACCGCGGGGAGTGCCGGCGCCCATCCGCTGGCCTTGGTCGGGCGCGCCGCGGCAGCCGTCGAGCCCCGCTTCGATCCCGCGCGGCCGGAGCGCGGCCCTCTTCCCTCCGATCGCCTGACCCTCGCCGACGCCGCTCAGCGGACGGGCCTCCGGGTGGCGCTGCCCTTGCCCGACTGCGCTCTCCAGCCCTCGACCTGCGACGACGTCCACCTGCTCAACGAGCTGGACGGGTTCGACTTGAGCCCGCGCCTGGCCGTGGCCTTCTCGGGGCCCATCGACCCGGCGAGCGTGACCGTGCGGAGCCTCTTCCTCGTGCGTCTCGCGCCGGGGCCGCCGGAGGCGATGGCGGTCGACCGCCTGGTCTACGATCCCGGGTCCCAGACACTCTACGCCCGGCCGGAGACGCTGCTGGAGCCGGAGACGCGCTACGGACTGGTCGTCACGCGGGAGCTCCGCGATGTCCAGGGGCGGCCGCTCCGCCCCTCGGCGGCATTCCGCGGCTTCCTGCGTCGGCGCGCTGGGCCGCCGGCCGTGCAGGACTACCGCCGGCGGCTCAATGCGCTCATGGCCGCGCTGGACCGCCGGGGCGTGCGCGAGGAGACGGTGACGGTGGCGGCGGTCTTCACCACCGCGAGCGTGACGACCTTCCTCGAGCACGCCCGCGACGCCCTCGAGCGGCGTCCGCCGCCCCCGGCCGTCATGACCGCTCCCGAGGGTGGGGGACGCGCCTACTTCCCCCGGGCGACGCTGAAAGGCCTCGTCCTGCGCCGGCAGGTGCGGGTGGCGCTCGAGGCGCCGGATGCCTTCCAGGACGGACCCCTTTCACTGGCCGCGCTGCCCCCGGATGCGGTCGCCGGGGTCGGGGTCGGATGGTACTGGTCGCCCGCGTACCTGACCCGCGATCGACGCATCGTCGAGGCCGCGACCGCGCGGCCCCAGCCGGCGGCGCCGGGGGACGTGCCGCTCCCGTTCGTGATCGTGCTGCCGGCGGGAAGCCGGCCGCCCGAAGGCTGGCCGGTCGCGATCATGGGACACGGCTACGGCGGGGAGATGTTCTCGAGCGCGCTCCGGATCGCCGGCGTGCTCGCGCGCCACGGGATCGCGACGGCCGCGGTGACGGTGGTGGGGCACGGCGGGGGGCCCGAAGGTCGCCTGATCGTGGAGCGGACGGATGGGGCACCGCTCGAGGTGCGGGTCCCGGGCCGCGGGATCGATCTGAACGGGGACGGCAAGATCGACGCGACCGAGGGGCTGAGCCCCCCGACGCCCGGGCCGCTCGCCCTGGTCGGGCTGCGCGACGGGCTGCGCCAGCAGGTGGTCGACCTGATGGCGTTCGCGCGCGCGCTCAAAGCCGGGCTCGACGTGGACGGCGACGGCATGCCCGATACGCGCGGCGACGCGATCTCGTACGTGGGACAGTCCCTCGGCGGGATCTACGGGACGCTCTTCCTTGCCGTCGATCCGCGCCTCCGCGTCGGCGTCCTCAACGTGCCGGGCGGGCCGATCGCCGAGGTCGCCCGCCTCTCGCCGGTCTTCCGGCCGGCGCTGCGCCGGGTCCTCGAGGGTCGCACGCCCTCGCTCCTCAACGCCGAGGACGGCTTCCGGGAGGACTTGCCGCTCCGGGGCGACCCGCCGGTCGTCTCACCCGCGCCGGGCGCGCTGGCCGTCCAGGAGTACCTCGCGCGCGCCGAGTGGCTGGCCCGGCGCGGCGATCCCGTCGCCTACGCGCGGTACCTGCGGGCGAGCCCGCTGCTCGGCCAGGAGCCCAAGCGGGTCCTGATCCAGTTCGCCTGGGGGGACGCCGTCGTCCCGAACCCGACGACGAGCGCGCTCGTCCGCGCCGGCCAGCTCTCGGACGCCACCGCGCTGCTGCGCTACGATCGCGTGGCGGGGAGCGTGCCCAAGGAGCTCGCCGAGCCGCACGGGTTCCTCCTCCGGATCGGGGCCCCCGGGGCAGCCGGGACGCTGGCCCGGGCGGCCCAGGAGCAGGTGGCCCGCTTCTTCCTGTCCGAGGGGGTGGAAGTCTGGAACCCCGACACCGGCGCGTCCCCGCCGGCGCGCGAACCGGTCTTCGAGATCCCCGCGGCCGGCCTGCCGGACCGCCCGGGCTTCGCGCCCACGCAGTGA
- a CDS encoding Gfo/Idh/MocA family oxidoreductase, which produces METLGIGFIGAGFAADLHAHALGASRGVKCELRAVYSRSRERAEAFARKFGIPHAYTDHRALLDRPDIDVVTLPVVTSHHHLFAIDAARAGKHVIVEKPLTGCFVEAEALSRQAMLDAARQNADAILDACRENGVTLCYAENFVYAPAMAKLRRLMDRAGGTLLDLRAEESHSGSHADYSRRWATAGGGSLLRMGSHPIGAVIHLKHYEGRQRRGAPIRVASVIGEVGRLTEVPAVRATSPQWLVTSWEDVEDWSAAILTFEDGTKATVMATDVSLGGVKNLVTAYFTNGVVQVNINPNTTLQIYAPEGAVWGDEYLTEKVETKAGWQFPSPDEDWTRGYPQEMADFVDALREGREPLSGALLARETVEVIYAAYVSAQEGRRVDLARDRRG; this is translated from the coding sequence GTGGAGACGCTCGGCATCGGTTTCATCGGAGCCGGGTTCGCGGCCGACCTCCACGCCCACGCGCTCGGCGCATCGCGCGGGGTCAAGTGCGAGCTCCGGGCCGTCTACTCGCGGTCGCGGGAGCGCGCGGAGGCGTTCGCCCGGAAGTTCGGCATCCCGCACGCGTACACGGATCATCGCGCCCTCCTCGACCGGCCGGACATCGACGTCGTCACCTTGCCGGTGGTCACCAGTCACCACCACCTCTTCGCCATCGACGCCGCCCGGGCCGGCAAGCACGTCATCGTCGAGAAGCCGCTGACCGGCTGCTTCGTGGAGGCCGAGGCCCTGTCCCGGCAGGCCATGCTCGACGCGGCCCGGCAGAACGCCGACGCCATCCTCGACGCCTGCCGGGAGAACGGCGTCACCCTCTGCTACGCGGAGAACTTCGTCTACGCGCCGGCCATGGCCAAGCTCCGGCGTCTCATGGACCGGGCCGGCGGGACGCTGCTCGATCTGCGCGCCGAGGAGAGCCACTCCGGTTCCCACGCCGACTACTCCCGCCGCTGGGCGACGGCCGGGGGCGGCTCGCTCCTCCGGATGGGCTCCCACCCGATCGGGGCGGTGATCCACTTGAAGCACTACGAGGGGCGGCAGAGGCGTGGAGCGCCGATCCGGGTGGCGTCGGTCATCGGGGAGGTCGGCCGGCTCACGGAGGTCCCGGCCGTCCGGGCGACGTCCCCGCAGTGGCTGGTGACGAGCTGGGAGGACGTCGAGGACTGGTCGGCGGCCATCCTCACGTTCGAGGACGGGACCAAGGCGACGGTCATGGCGACCGACGTGAGCCTCGGCGGCGTGAAGAACCTGGTCACCGCCTACTTCACCAACGGGGTCGTCCAGGTGAACATCAATCCGAACACGACGCTCCAGATCTACGCGCCCGAGGGCGCGGTCTGGGGGGACGAGTACCTCACCGAGAAGGTGGAGACCAAAGCCGGCTGGCAGTTTCCGAGCCCCGACGAGGACTGGACACGCGGCTACCCGCAGGAGATGGCGGACTTCGTCGACGCCCTCCGTGAGGGCCGGGAGCCGCTCTCGGGCGCGCTCCTGGCACGGGAGACCGTGGAGGTCATCTATGCCGCCTACGTGTCCGCCCAGGAGGGCCGGCGGGTCGACCTCGCTCGAGACCGCCGTGGGTGA
- a CDS encoding FAD-dependent oxidoreductase produces the protein MAKRHVIVGGGTAGHNAIITIRQEERGRDGSEIVLVSAERPYSRMVLPYYLGRTIAESHVFTATPARLAQLKVTTHLGRRAASLDPKAAKLTLDDGATLEYDDLLIATGSSAVRPPVSGVDGPGVHSFWTLDQARRVVAEIKPGSHVVMVGAGFIAFTILNAILGLGARLTIVEIAPQILPRMIDREGAQLVDAWLRKHGVEIRTSATLTAVEQAGGQQRLRFRDGGDLDADVVIMATGIRTNLEWLEGSGIRVNRGVVVDDHLRSSVPQVYAAGDIAEGRDLVTGEPDVHAIEPTAMEHGRVVGANMAGRDLAYRGSLLMNIVDVCQLDVASFGRWDDPGAEVFAAVRRERPAYRKLLWRGDRLTGAMILGRADDIWTTNDVGMLKGLVQTGVGLGPWKEHLRRNPFDIKPAFIASRTTARLLPETVLGRPSAAPAVFATATRA, from the coding sequence ATGGCGAAGCGCCACGTGATCGTCGGCGGGGGCACGGCCGGGCACAACGCCATCATCACGATCCGCCAGGAGGAGCGGGGGCGCGACGGCTCCGAGATCGTGCTCGTCTCCGCCGAGCGGCCCTACTCGCGCATGGTCCTCCCGTACTACCTGGGCCGCACCATCGCCGAGTCCCACGTGTTCACCGCCACGCCGGCCCGGCTCGCCCAGCTGAAGGTGACCACCCACCTGGGACGCCGCGCGGCGAGCCTCGATCCGAAGGCGGCCAAGCTCACGCTGGACGACGGGGCGACCCTCGAGTACGACGACCTTCTCATCGCGACCGGCTCCTCGGCCGTCCGGCCGCCGGTCTCCGGGGTGGACGGCCCGGGCGTCCACAGCTTCTGGACGCTCGACCAGGCCCGGCGGGTGGTGGCCGAGATCAAGCCGGGCAGCCACGTGGTGATGGTGGGGGCGGGCTTCATCGCCTTCACGATCCTGAACGCGATCCTGGGACTGGGCGCCCGGCTCACCATCGTCGAGATCGCCCCCCAGATCCTCCCGCGCATGATCGACCGCGAGGGCGCCCAGCTGGTCGACGCGTGGTTGCGAAAGCACGGGGTCGAGATCCGCACGAGCGCGACCCTCACCGCGGTCGAGCAGGCGGGAGGCCAGCAACGCCTCCGCTTCAGAGACGGCGGCGACCTCGACGCCGACGTCGTCATCATGGCGACCGGCATCCGGACCAACCTGGAGTGGCTGGAGGGCTCGGGAATCCGCGTGAACCGGGGCGTGGTGGTGGACGATCATCTCCGCTCGAGCGTGCCCCAGGTCTACGCGGCGGGCGATATCGCCGAAGGCCGTGACCTGGTGACCGGCGAGCCGGACGTCCACGCCATCGAGCCGACGGCGATGGAGCACGGCCGGGTGGTCGGGGCGAACATGGCCGGCCGCGACCTGGCCTACCGGGGCAGCCTCCTCATGAACATCGTGGACGTCTGCCAGCTCGACGTGGCGAGCTTCGGCCGCTGGGACGACCCGGGGGCCGAGGTGTTCGCGGCGGTGCGCCGGGAGCGCCCGGCCTACCGGAAGCTCCTGTGGCGCGGCGACCGGCTGACCGGGGCGATGATCCTGGGCCGGGCCGACGACATCTGGACGACCAACGACGTGGGGATGCTCAAGGGACTGGTCCAGACAGGAGTCGGGCTCGGCCCGTGGAAGGAGCATCTCCGGCGGAACCCGTTCGACATCAAACCCGCGTTCATCGCGTCCCGCACGACGGCGCGGCTCCTTCCGGAGACCGTGCTCGGCCGGCCCTCGGCGGCGCCGGCCGTCTTCGCCACCGCCACGCGGGCCTGA